Genomic DNA from Alkalihalobacterium alkalinitrilicum:
GAAGTAGATAAGTAAGGGAGATGGAGCCAATGAAGCAACGGAAAGTTCCACTTCGTAAATGTATCGTTACAAATGAAATGAAACCCAAAAAAGAGCTTATTCGAGTTGTCCGCTCTCCTGAGGGAGAAGTTTCTATTGATAAAACGGGGAAACTGAACGGGCGAGGTGCTTACATATCTAACGGAAAAGATTATTTTGAGCAAGCCAAAAAAAAGGATATTCTTTCTAGGCACCTTAACGTAAAAGTAAGTGAAGAAATTTATGATCAATTAATTGAACAGGTTGGGAAATAATGAATGATAAACAGTGGTTGTCTCTTTTAGGTCTTGCAGCAAGAGCAAGAAAAGTCGTTTCAGGTGAGGAAATTGTTTTAAAAGAAGTTCGAAAAAAACAAGTTCAACTTGTCATTGTTTCAACAGATGCATCAACTGCAACTGCGAAAAAAATGAATGATAAATGTACTTACTATAATACACCTATTCGAGTTACTGGAACGAGAGAAGTACTTGGTCAAGCTATTGGGAAGAGAGAGAGAGTCGTATTAGGTG
This window encodes:
- the rnpM gene encoding RNase P modulator RnpM, whose translation is MKQRKVPLRKCIVTNEMKPKKELIRVVRSPEGEVSIDKTGKLNGRGAYISNGKDYFEQAKKKDILSRHLNVKVSEEIYDQLIEQVGK
- a CDS encoding YlxQ family RNA-binding protein, with the protein product MNDKQWLSLLGLAARARKVVSGEEIVLKEVRKKQVQLVIVSTDASTATAKKMNDKCTYYNTPIRVTGTREVLGQAIGKRERVVLGVIDQGFAKKLISLIDQ